In Bacillus sp. SB49, a single window of DNA contains:
- a CDS encoding YdiK family protein has product MRTSPMFMAMLYLSMGVAFTYIAAQSAGETVWNAMTIILASVATVNIAVAIRLFNLHRKIQQAKNKKE; this is encoded by the coding sequence ATGAGAACATCACCAATGTTCATGGCCATGCTCTACCTTTCCATGGGCGTCGCCTTCACGTATATTGCGGCCCAGTCGGCCGGTGAGACCGTGTGGAATGCGATGACCATCATCCTGGCGTCGGTCGCGACCGTCAACATCGCCGTCGCCATCCGGCTGTTTAATCTTCACAGGAAAATACAGCAGGCAAAAAATAAGAAAGAATAA
- a CDS encoding CPBP family intramembrane glutamic endopeptidase, with the protein MPNRYWYIILTYVITQLSALAGAPLLVALGMGRYDAVAVWSVASFTIATIIILILLKPDLREEMTRSDRSSAGSVVLWSIAGVFLALFAQAIAATIESQLFDVPAGSENTMGLMEIARQSPLFILLPVVFAPITEEILFRKIIFGSIYKRTNFFLAVLVSSLIFGAFHFDFTHMLVYFSMGVVFAFLYVKTKRIITPIVAHMAMNSFVVITQYFLTEEDIRRMQEQLETIFIGGFL; encoded by the coding sequence ATGCCAAACCGTTATTGGTATATCATTCTGACTTATGTTATTACACAGTTATCCGCCCTTGCCGGTGCACCGCTTCTGGTGGCTCTCGGTATGGGAAGGTATGATGCCGTCGCCGTCTGGTCCGTCGCCAGCTTCACGATCGCGACGATCATCATCTTGATTCTGCTGAAGCCTGATCTTCGGGAAGAAATGACGAGAAGCGATCGTTCCTCGGCCGGGTCTGTCGTGCTTTGGTCGATTGCGGGTGTATTCCTGGCGTTGTTCGCCCAGGCGATTGCAGCTACGATCGAATCGCAGCTGTTCGATGTGCCGGCAGGGTCCGAGAATACGATGGGGTTGATGGAGATTGCGCGTCAGTCACCGCTGTTCATCCTGCTTCCGGTCGTGTTTGCACCGATTACGGAGGAAATCCTCTTCCGTAAAATCATTTTCGGGTCGATCTATAAACGAACGAACTTTTTCTTAGCCGTTCTCGTATCGTCCTTGATCTTCGGTGCTTTTCACTTTGATTTCACCCACATGCTAGTCTACTTCTCCATGGGAGTCGTATTCGCCTTCCTGTATGTCAAAACAAAACGAATTATTACACCAATCGTGGCACATATGGCGATGAACTCGTTCGTTGTCATCACGCAGTACTTCCTCACGGAGGAAGACATCAGAAGGATGCAGGAACAATTGGAGACCATCTTTATTGGAGGCTTTTTATAA
- the groES gene encoding co-chaperone GroES, which yields MLKPLGDRIVIELVEEEQTTASGIVLPDSAKEKPLEGKVVAVGSGRVTENGEKVALEVAEGDRVIYSKFAGTEVKYEGSEFLILRESDVLAVIQ from the coding sequence TTGTTAAAGCCACTTGGTGATCGTATTGTTATTGAACTAGTTGAGGAAGAACAAACTACTGCAAGCGGAATCGTACTTCCGGATTCAGCGAAAGAAAAGCCGCTCGAAGGTAAAGTCGTCGCTGTCGGTTCCGGCCGTGTGACAGAAAACGGAGAAAAAGTAGCGCTTGAAGTTGCAGAAGGCGACCGCGTCATCTACTCCAAGTTCGCAGGTACAGAAGTGAAATACGAAGGCAGCGAATTCTTGATTCTGCGCGAATCAGATGTACTGGCTGTCATCCAGTAG
- the groL gene encoding chaperonin GroEL (60 kDa chaperone family; promotes refolding of misfolded polypeptides especially under stressful conditions; forms two stacked rings of heptamers to form a barrel-shaped 14mer; ends can be capped by GroES; misfolded proteins enter the barrel where they are refolded when GroES binds), with amino-acid sequence MAKEIKFSEDARRSMLRGVDTLADAVKVTLGPKGRNVVLDKKYGSPLITNDGVTIAKEIELEDQFENMGAQLVSEVASKTNDVAGDGTTTATVLAQAMIREGLKNVTSGANPVGIRRGIEQATAVATEELRKISKPIEGRESIAQVASISAADNEVGQLIAEAMERVGNDGVITIEESKGFNTELEVVEGMQFDRGYASPYMVTDQDKMEAVLEDPYILITDKKINNIQEVLPVLEQVVQQSKPLLLISEDVEGEALATIVVNKLRGTFNAVAVKAPGFGDRRKAMLEDIATLTGGQVITEDLGLDLKNTTIDQLGRASKAVITKENTTIVEGAGNPEQISARVAQIRAQSEETTSEFDKEKLQERLAKLSGGVAVIKVGAATETELKERKLRIEDALNSTRAAVEEGIVAGGGTALVNIINSVKGLELSDDEATGASIVLRALEEPVRQIAHNAGLEGSIIVERLKGEDVGVGFNAATGEWVNMVEQGIVDPTKVTRSALQNAASVAAMFLTTEAVVADIPEENAGGGMPDMGGMGGMGGMM; translated from the coding sequence ATGGCTAAAGAAATCAAATTTAGTGAAGACGCACGACGCTCCATGCTTCGTGGTGTTGATACATTAGCAGATGCTGTAAAAGTAACACTCGGACCAAAAGGACGTAACGTCGTTTTGGATAAAAAATACGGTTCTCCACTGATCACGAACGATGGTGTGACCATCGCGAAAGAAATCGAATTGGAAGACCAGTTCGAAAACATGGGAGCACAGCTCGTTTCTGAAGTAGCTTCCAAAACAAACGATGTAGCCGGGGACGGTACGACTACAGCGACGGTTCTTGCACAAGCAATGATCCGTGAAGGACTGAAGAACGTCACTTCCGGTGCGAATCCAGTAGGAATCCGCCGCGGAATTGAACAAGCAACAGCTGTTGCTACAGAAGAACTTCGCAAAATCTCCAAGCCGATCGAAGGCCGCGAGTCTATCGCGCAGGTAGCGAGCATCTCTGCTGCCGACAACGAAGTAGGCCAGCTGATCGCTGAAGCGATGGAACGCGTTGGTAACGACGGTGTCATCACGATCGAAGAATCTAAAGGATTCAACACGGAGCTTGAAGTGGTGGAGGGTATGCAGTTCGACCGCGGATACGCTTCTCCATACATGGTCACAGACCAAGACAAGATGGAAGCGGTTCTTGAAGACCCGTACATCTTGATTACAGATAAGAAAATCAACAACATCCAGGAAGTTCTTCCTGTCCTTGAGCAGGTCGTCCAGCAGTCCAAGCCGCTTCTATTGATCTCTGAAGACGTAGAAGGCGAAGCACTTGCGACGATCGTCGTCAACAAACTACGCGGTACATTCAACGCTGTAGCTGTCAAAGCTCCAGGATTCGGTGACCGTCGTAAAGCGATGCTTGAAGATATCGCGACACTTACAGGCGGCCAAGTGATCACAGAAGACCTTGGACTTGATCTGAAGAATACAACGATCGACCAGCTTGGACGCGCGTCCAAAGCCGTCATCACAAAAGAAAACACTACTATCGTCGAAGGTGCCGGCAACCCAGAGCAGATCTCTGCCCGCGTTGCACAAATCCGTGCCCAGTCAGAAGAAACAACTTCTGAATTCGACAAAGAAAAACTGCAAGAGCGCCTTGCTAAACTTTCCGGCGGCGTAGCTGTCATCAAAGTAGGAGCAGCGACAGAAACAGAATTGAAAGAGCGTAAACTACGCATCGAAGACGCCCTTAACTCTACACGAGCAGCTGTAGAAGAAGGTATCGTTGCCGGTGGTGGTACAGCTCTAGTCAACATCATCAACTCTGTCAAAGGCCTTGAGCTTTCCGACGACGAAGCGACTGGTGCAAGCATCGTCCTTCGCGCCTTGGAAGAGCCGGTCCGCCAAATCGCTCACAACGCCGGTCTGGAAGGATCCATCATCGTTGAACGTCTGAAAGGCGAAGACGTAGGCGTAGGATTCAACGCAGCAACAGGCGAATGGGTGAACATGGTCGAACAAGGTATCGTCGACCCAACGAAAGTAACGCGTTCTGCGCTTCAAAACGCAGCTTCCGTAGCCGCTATGTTCTTGACAACAGAAGCGGTAGTCGCAGACATTCCTGAAGAGAATGCTGGCGGCGGCATGCCTGATATGGGTGGCATGGGCGGAATGGGCGGCATGATGTAA
- a CDS encoding Ltp family lipoprotein — translation MDTFLVLLLLAALAGVVFFVVLALAGKGNRRGNFAKSGGCLLAVLVLVFVIGSMEEDSPVSEDAAVDASEEDTEAEDKAEQEELEAEEAEEQKQEAREAEEQAKKEQEAKEAEEQARKEEEERKAEEERKAAEAEENSLTLSQEQAISMAEDYLNYTAFSKSGLMEQLVFEGFSQEEAAFAVENITVDWQEQAVMMAQDYLDYTSFSRQGLIDQLTFEGFSAEHATYAVSQVGF, via the coding sequence GTGGATACGTTTTTAGTACTTTTATTGTTAGCTGCTTTGGCCGGTGTGGTATTCTTTGTTGTCTTGGCATTGGCAGGCAAGGGGAACAGACGCGGTAACTTCGCCAAATCGGGCGGCTGCCTTTTAGCAGTATTAGTCCTGGTGTTTGTTATTGGATCCATGGAGGAAGATTCTCCTGTTTCTGAAGATGCAGCAGTGGATGCTTCTGAAGAGGATACGGAGGCGGAAGATAAGGCGGAGCAGGAAGAACTAGAGGCTGAGGAAGCTGAAGAACAAAAGCAGGAGGCCAGGGAAGCAGAGGAGCAGGCAAAGAAAGAACAGGAAGCGAAGGAGGCAGAAGAGCAAGCCAGGAAAGAAGAGGAGGAACGAAAGGCTGAAGAGGAGCGTAAAGCTGCAGAAGCGGAAGAAAACAGCTTAACTCTTTCTCAGGAACAGGCGATTTCAATGGCGGAAGACTACCTTAATTACACGGCCTTTTCCAAGTCTGGATTGATGGAACAGTTAGTGTTTGAGGGGTTCAGCCAGGAGGAAGCTGCTTTTGCTGTGGAGAATATTACGGTGGATTGGCAGGAGCAGGCGGTTATGATGGCGCAGGATTATCTTGACTACACCTCTTTTTCAAGACAGGGGTTGATCGATCAATTAACGTTTGAAGGATTCAGCGCAGAGCATGCCACATATGCTGTAAGCCAAGTTGGTTTTTAG
- a CDS encoding metal-dependent hydrolase family protein — protein sequence MSYKLIKNGTLLDGTGAEPIPDAVVLINGTKIEAVGSDIHLPEDIEVEVIDADQGYILPGLIDTHVHMVMELKDIGESLNEPFTLKFYQAIHYMKRTLDAGVTTIRDAGFTDVGVKTAVEQGLVAGPRMQVSINPLTITGGHGDSWRHSGIDATPKSYPGLPSGICDGPEQVRKKVREMLRAGADVIKVHATGGVMSPTDHPEFTQFSEEELAIIVQEATYRKGVKVMAHAQGAEGIKNAVKAGIHSIEHGIFLDDEAIELMLENGTYLVPTLLAPVSVLEASEQNDDMPDFAVQKAKEVIDIHKESIAKAYQAGVKIAMGTDAGVMAHGTNLRELGLMCDIGMTPMEAITASTKVAAECMGWDDKLGTIETGKLADLIITKHNPLEDIRSLEDPDAIVTVMKDGVIEKNLLSVGTESLTYSSL from the coding sequence GTGAGCTACAAACTAATCAAAAACGGCACCCTCCTTGACGGTACGGGTGCCGAGCCCATCCCCGATGCAGTGGTTCTCATCAACGGGACGAAAATCGAAGCCGTCGGCAGCGACATCCACCTGCCGGAAGATATTGAGGTCGAGGTCATTGATGCCGATCAAGGCTATATCCTCCCCGGCCTGATTGATACACACGTGCATATGGTCATGGAGTTGAAGGACATCGGAGAAAGCCTCAATGAACCGTTCACCTTGAAATTCTACCAAGCGATCCACTACATGAAACGAACGCTCGACGCCGGAGTAACAACGATCCGCGATGCCGGATTCACCGACGTCGGAGTGAAAACAGCCGTCGAACAAGGCCTCGTCGCAGGTCCAAGAATGCAGGTCAGCATCAATCCCCTCACCATCACCGGCGGCCACGGCGACTCCTGGAGACACTCCGGCATCGACGCCACACCGAAGAGCTACCCGGGTCTCCCGAGCGGCATCTGCGACGGTCCCGAACAAGTCCGGAAAAAGGTGAGAGAAATGCTGCGGGCAGGCGCCGACGTCATTAAAGTCCACGCCACCGGAGGAGTGATGAGTCCCACCGACCATCCCGAATTCACCCAGTTCTCCGAAGAAGAACTGGCGATCATCGTCCAGGAAGCCACCTACCGCAAAGGCGTGAAAGTCATGGCCCACGCCCAAGGGGCAGAAGGAATCAAAAACGCCGTCAAAGCCGGCATCCACTCGATCGAACACGGCATCTTCCTTGATGACGAAGCCATCGAACTGATGCTTGAGAACGGCACCTACCTCGTCCCGACCCTGTTAGCTCCCGTTTCCGTCCTGGAAGCCAGTGAACAGAACGATGACATGCCCGATTTCGCCGTTCAGAAAGCCAAAGAAGTCATCGACATCCATAAAGAAAGCATCGCCAAAGCCTATCAAGCAGGCGTGAAAATAGCGATGGGCACCGACGCCGGCGTCATGGCCCACGGCACCAACCTGAGAGAACTCGGCTTGATGTGCGACATCGGCATGACGCCAATGGAAGCCATTACCGCCTCCACGAAAGTCGCAGCCGAGTGTATGGGATGGGACGACAAGCTTGGAACGATAGAAACAGGGAAACTCGCAGACCTGATCATTACGAAGCACAACCCGCTGGAGGATATCAGATCGCTTGAAGATCCGGATGCGATTGTCACGGTAATGAAGGACGGGGTGATCGAGAAGAATTTGTTGTCTGTGGGTACGGAGAGCTTGACGTACAGTTCTTTATGA
- a CDS encoding M20 metallopeptidase family protein, whose protein sequence is MTNPHDEKLIGEMKEQVITWRRHFHEYPELSFEEVSTSQFVYDTLQSFGGLEVSRPTKTSVVARLKGKYPGRTLGLRADMDALPIQEENDADFRSTVDGVMHACGHDGHTAMLLGAAKILSGQKDELSGDIKFIFQHAEELPPGGAQELVRAGVMDDVDLIVGLHLASTLPRGKFGIGYGPVTSNSDTFDLKIIGKGGHSSQPENSIDPIVMGAQVINNLQHIVSRNTSPSEKLVVSTTTLKAGIAKNVIPGHVEIGGSVRSFDKEVRENAVQLIERIARGITGAHGGDYELDYHYGYSSVINDESLTKTVEETIVEQFGENWLQKTGSIMGGEDFSAYLTEAPGCFIPVGAGNVEKDIVYPHHHPKFSVDEDALEDGLRLLISLSKKILTKDSQKTLLTKA, encoded by the coding sequence TTGACGAATCCACACGACGAGAAGTTGATCGGTGAGATGAAAGAACAGGTCATTACTTGGAGAAGGCACTTCCATGAGTATCCGGAATTATCGTTCGAGGAAGTAAGCACCTCGCAATTTGTCTACGATACACTGCAATCCTTCGGGGGACTGGAGGTCAGCAGACCGACAAAAACGAGCGTCGTTGCCAGATTGAAAGGCAAATACCCCGGCCGTACGCTGGGACTCCGGGCAGATATGGATGCTTTGCCGATCCAGGAAGAGAACGATGCCGATTTCCGTTCCACCGTGGACGGCGTCATGCATGCCTGCGGACATGACGGCCATACCGCCATGCTTCTCGGTGCAGCGAAAATACTAAGCGGCCAGAAAGACGAACTCAGCGGAGACATCAAGTTCATCTTCCAGCATGCCGAAGAGCTGCCGCCCGGTGGTGCACAGGAACTTGTCCGTGCCGGTGTGATGGATGATGTCGATCTTATCGTCGGCCTGCACCTTGCCTCTACACTTCCACGCGGGAAATTCGGCATCGGTTATGGTCCCGTTACATCCAACTCCGACACCTTCGATTTGAAAATCATCGGCAAAGGCGGCCATTCGTCCCAGCCTGAGAATTCCATCGATCCTATCGTGATGGGAGCACAAGTCATCAACAACCTTCAGCACATCGTTTCGAGAAACACTTCCCCGTCAGAGAAGCTCGTCGTATCCACCACCACATTAAAAGCGGGAATCGCCAAAAACGTCATTCCCGGACATGTGGAAATCGGTGGATCCGTTCGATCGTTCGACAAAGAAGTCCGGGAGAATGCGGTCCAACTCATTGAACGGATTGCCCGCGGCATCACAGGCGCTCATGGAGGCGACTATGAATTGGATTACCATTATGGATATTCTTCGGTCATCAACGACGAATCCTTAACGAAGACCGTCGAAGAAACCATCGTGGAACAGTTCGGAGAAAACTGGCTGCAGAAGACGGGATCCATCATGGGTGGAGAAGATTTCTCAGCATATTTGACCGAGGCCCCCGGATGCTTCATCCCCGTCGGCGCAGGTAACGTAGAGAAAGACATCGTCTACCCCCATCACCACCCTAAATTTTCTGTAGATGAAGATGCACTGGAAGACGGGCTTCGCTTATTAATAAGCCTCTCGAAGAAAATACTCACCAAGGACAGCCAAAAGACGTTACTGACCAAAGCCTGA
- a CDS encoding LysR family transcriptional regulator, producing MDFEGLESFLSVAKTKSISKAANLLHITQPTLSTRIRKLEEELGFVLLTRSWEGVTLSKEGYHFLPNAVQLLQELSNASFRLTGADATRHNYSFKTISNDPKVFRIGMNIWLAPIFTEQIITEMALSFPDIEYRFVTRPTNILKDLMEYECTHVNIFYQNEKETPFTSTPIYEDEMVLVCSKKDYAAIKGDPKNVGILNKPYLVFDNPVLANNIRFITSAISHLDVHRFQEVDDLNILASCISKGIGYSILPASIFQHYFSQSYAASTQMVPFSGSLWTLPIHLEYNSDPDALFKGPIQSIQNNLLQFFNKVNVS from the coding sequence ATGGATTTTGAGGGATTAGAGTCGTTTTTGTCCGTGGCCAAAACAAAGAGCATTTCCAAAGCAGCGAATCTATTACATATTACCCAGCCTACGTTAAGTACGAGAATCCGCAAATTAGAAGAAGAGCTCGGCTTCGTTCTGCTTACTAGAAGCTGGGAGGGAGTCACCTTGTCCAAGGAAGGGTACCATTTCCTGCCGAATGCTGTGCAGCTGCTTCAGGAACTGAGTAACGCTTCTTTCCGTTTGACCGGTGCCGATGCGACCCGGCATAACTATTCCTTCAAAACGATATCCAACGATCCGAAGGTCTTTCGAATCGGAATGAACATATGGCTGGCGCCGATTTTCACCGAGCAGATCATTACAGAGATGGCGCTGAGTTTTCCTGACATCGAATACCGGTTCGTGACGCGGCCGACGAATATATTGAAGGATCTGATGGAGTATGAATGCACGCACGTGAATATCTTCTATCAGAACGAGAAGGAGACACCGTTTACGAGTACGCCTATCTATGAAGATGAAATGGTTCTCGTTTGTTCGAAGAAGGATTATGCAGCGATCAAGGGGGACCCGAAGAATGTAGGGATCCTGAATAAACCGTATTTGGTTTTTGATAATCCCGTTCTTGCCAATAATATACGTTTTATAACCAGCGCGATCAGCCACTTGGACGTTCATCGATTTCAGGAAGTAGATGACTTGAATATCCTTGCTTCCTGCATATCCAAAGGCATCGGCTACTCTATTCTCCCTGCATCGATCTTCCAGCATTATTTTTCGCAGAGTTATGCAGCTTCCACCCAAATGGTCCCGTTCTCCGGCAGTCTATGGACGCTTCCTATTCATCTGGAATACAATTCCGATCCCGATGCTCTCTTCAAAGGTCCTATCCAATCGATTCAAAACAATCTGCTCCAGTTCTTTAATAAAGTGAACGTCAGTTAA
- a CDS encoding phytanoyl-CoA dioxygenase family protein, with amino-acid sequence MNGGISSLPDLENEFPLSAQLVEEYQEKGHVCIRNLAAQEEIRTYRNVIKDAVQDYAKQAAPLEERDTFGKAFLQVMNLWEKSKEVEKFVLAERFGKVAADLLGVEGVRIYHDQALYKEPGGGHTPWHQDQTFWPLDTNHTITMWMPLVDISEEMGSLSFASKSQLEGYISKLGISDDSHATLGRRIEEKAYDIVTHGAMKAGDATFHNGWTLHSAPGNPTDQTREVMTVIYVADGARVSAIDTEARKKDQQQWLPGLGEGDLVESRLNPIVYQK; translated from the coding sequence ATGAATGGTGGAATATCTTCGTTACCTGATTTGGAGAATGAGTTCCCGTTGTCCGCGCAGCTGGTGGAAGAGTACCAGGAGAAGGGGCATGTGTGTATTCGAAACCTGGCCGCACAGGAGGAGATCCGGACGTACAGGAACGTAATCAAAGATGCGGTACAGGATTATGCCAAGCAGGCCGCCCCGTTAGAAGAAAGGGATACTTTCGGTAAGGCCTTCCTGCAGGTCATGAATCTATGGGAAAAGTCGAAGGAAGTGGAGAAATTCGTGCTGGCGGAGCGGTTCGGTAAGGTTGCGGCCGACCTGTTAGGGGTAGAAGGAGTTCGGATCTATCATGATCAGGCCCTTTATAAAGAACCGGGCGGCGGTCACACTCCGTGGCACCAGGACCAGACGTTCTGGCCTTTGGATACAAACCACACCATCACCATGTGGATGCCTCTGGTGGATATAAGCGAAGAGATGGGATCGTTATCCTTCGCTTCCAAGTCCCAGTTGGAGGGATATATTAGTAAACTGGGAATCTCGGATGACTCCCATGCCACTTTAGGCCGGCGTATTGAGGAGAAAGCCTATGACATTGTGACGCATGGGGCAATGAAGGCGGGGGACGCGACCTTCCATAACGGGTGGACGCTCCACAGTGCGCCGGGGAACCCGACCGATCAAACACGGGAAGTGATGACGGTCATCTACGTAGCCGACGGGGCGCGGGTCTCCGCCATCGATACCGAGGCAAGGAAAAAAGATCAGCAGCAGTGGCTGCCGGGACTTGGCGAAGGGGACTTGGTAGAAAGTAGGTTAAACCCGATTGTTTATCAGAAATAA
- a CDS encoding sugar phosphate isomerase/epimerase family protein, with protein sequence MKVRSIKSLWGMTGSLEEQVRKIAESGYQGIEAPLPSKEDAALFKELLHSYELDYVAQIFAETKESFQAQAAACVEFAPLLVNAQSGRDDMDEREQFDFFTEAVRVEKGLGLIVGHETHRSRPLFTPWTTEKLLNTIEDLKITADFSHWVCVTESLLGRYEKAIQTACERTIHVHSRVGYAQGPQVPDPRDSHYQKELHSHLGWWKRVAEERKKEGHPFTTFTPEYGPSPYMQTLPYTQAPAADLWDVCLWMKSFVEKELG encoded by the coding sequence ATGAAAGTGAGATCGATTAAATCGTTGTGGGGGATGACGGGCTCTCTGGAGGAACAAGTGCGGAAAATTGCCGAGAGTGGCTACCAGGGAATAGAGGCCCCCTTGCCGTCCAAGGAGGATGCGGCCTTATTCAAAGAGCTGCTGCATTCTTATGAGCTGGATTACGTGGCTCAAATCTTCGCAGAAACAAAAGAATCGTTCCAAGCGCAGGCCGCGGCCTGTGTGGAATTCGCTCCCTTACTCGTCAATGCGCAGAGCGGGCGCGACGATATGGATGAACGGGAACAGTTCGATTTTTTCACGGAAGCGGTTCGAGTAGAGAAGGGACTCGGCCTTATTGTCGGGCACGAAACGCATCGCAGCAGGCCGCTGTTTACACCTTGGACGACCGAAAAGCTGTTGAACACTATAGAGGATTTGAAGATCACGGCTGATTTCAGTCACTGGGTGTGTGTGACAGAGTCCTTGTTGGGGAGATATGAGAAGGCTATCCAAACGGCATGTGAACGAACGATCCATGTGCATTCGCGCGTAGGGTATGCGCAGGGCCCGCAGGTACCGGACCCCCGGGACAGTCATTATCAAAAGGAACTCCACTCTCATTTGGGGTGGTGGAAGCGCGTGGCGGAGGAGAGGAAGAAGGAAGGCCATCCGTTTACTACCTTTACACCGGAATACGGGCCTTCGCCTTATATGCAAACGCTGCCTTATACTCAAGCGCCTGCTGCAGATCTCTGGGATGTCTGCCTATGGATGAAATCCTTCGTAGAGAAGGAGCTCGGATAA
- a CDS encoding AraC family transcriptional regulator, translating to MPCRSEDGRAFSLDTYLERLHQNSGSDNDILKYKNRSIRTTVVDLFKRRYYTLEAVLEKHAYDPLFPFVYMYRIAGNTEDPLVSFHFHDWYELVVVHEGRGHFFIDKHVYPMEKGQIFHISGEIIHKAIPDQKEPFLCSVLLFKPTLIHSKELNESFSYFDPFLKNGFTSRLPQAGFKEIESFLEQMDEEKKEWKGKGSKHALQLYLHWILLILNRESKELLPPEASTTSSRRESWMNEVLLFIDETMWKEQLTLEKLAKEALVTPEHFSRTFKKTTGFTLPQYINLKRLIKAKELLKTTDYSISYIADICGFKSLSYFHTLFRKGIGTTPRKYRTDHSDKQP from the coding sequence ATGCCCTGCCGAAGCGAAGACGGCAGGGCATTTTCTCTGGATACGTACTTGGAGCGACTGCACCAAAACTCCGGCTCCGATAATGATATACTGAAGTATAAGAACCGTTCCATCCGCACAACCGTGGTCGATCTTTTTAAACGGAGGTATTATACATTGGAAGCTGTTTTAGAAAAGCATGCTTATGACCCCCTGTTCCCTTTCGTCTATATGTACAGGATCGCAGGCAATACAGAGGATCCTCTCGTTTCTTTTCATTTTCACGATTGGTATGAGCTTGTCGTCGTTCACGAGGGCCGTGGACACTTTTTCATTGATAAGCACGTCTATCCAATGGAAAAAGGACAAATTTTTCATATTTCCGGGGAAATTATACATAAAGCGATCCCTGATCAAAAGGAGCCCTTCCTTTGTTCTGTGCTTCTATTTAAACCGACCCTGATCCACTCGAAAGAACTGAATGAATCCTTTTCCTATTTCGATCCATTTCTTAAGAATGGGTTTACCAGCCGCCTTCCCCAGGCAGGTTTCAAAGAAATAGAATCCTTTCTTGAACAGATGGATGAGGAAAAGAAAGAATGGAAAGGCAAGGGCTCGAAACACGCCCTTCAGCTCTATCTGCACTGGATTTTACTGATCCTGAACCGTGAATCGAAGGAGCTGCTTCCACCCGAGGCTTCCACAACTTCTTCGAGAAGGGAATCATGGATGAACGAAGTCCTTTTGTTTATCGACGAAACGATGTGGAAAGAGCAGCTCACCCTGGAGAAGCTGGCCAAAGAAGCACTCGTCACACCGGAACATTTCAGCCGCACGTTCAAAAAAACGACTGGATTCACCCTTCCTCAGTATATAAACTTGAAACGTTTGATAAAGGCGAAGGAATTATTAAAAACAACGGACTACTCCATTTCTTATATTGCCGACATATGCGGATTTAAGAGCCTGTCTTATTTCCATACGCTGTTCCGAAAAGGGATCGGCACGACACCAAGAAAATACCGGACAGACCATTCCGACAAACAGCCTTAA